One window of Bacteroides sp. genomic DNA carries:
- the ppk1 gene encoding polyphosphate kinase 1 has protein sequence MKKTLMINRELSWLSFNERVLQEAADERVPLIERLRFLGIYSNNLDEFYRVRVATLRRLQDFSEEMADDLPYNPGRILKKINEIELKQQAQFNTIYRRLLQQMEEQQIYLINEKELSPEQGQFIRDFFQEHVRPNLFPVMIKNFKRSSFLRDRAIYLVVHLQKSDKSLKDDSALIRVPATSLSRFVILPHAGENQYIILLDDVIRFNLASMFSIFDYDRFDAYSIKLTRDAELDIDNDVSKSFMERMTDSLKQRKQGRPVRFIYDEAMPKSLLKLLTDRLKISEKDNMHHEGRYHNFKDFMNFPNVGPASLEHPPMVPLPHPLLRETKSMLGAMREKDIMLHFPYQSFHYIVELLREASIDPTVKSIKVTLYRVATNSKVINALINAARNGKKVTVFLELQARFDEKANIYWSEKMQEEGVEIIHGVQGLKVHSKLILIRRKEGKKNVLYAHVGTGNLNEETAQIYGDDSLLTCDPHITEEVDRVFSLFEKTWYAPVNFRHLIVSPFRTRKFIVQQIDREIKNARAGKPAAIFMKLNSLVDEAIVKRLYVASKAGVKCRLIVRGICVLVPGKPGLSENIEVISIVDRFLEHSRVFIFHNEGDERYYISSADMMTRNLDYRIEVGCPILDQNIQRELRTMLELQWKDNAKARIIEGKQQNKYRLPEVDEPPIRSQEAIYQYFKNLLCQE, from the coding sequence ATGAAAAAGACCCTGATGATAAATCGTGAACTGAGCTGGCTTTCATTCAATGAGCGGGTGCTGCAGGAAGCTGCAGATGAGCGGGTGCCGCTTATTGAGCGCCTGCGTTTCCTGGGTATCTACTCAAACAACCTGGATGAGTTTTACCGGGTGCGGGTGGCCACGCTTAGAAGGCTGCAGGACTTCAGTGAGGAGATGGCTGATGACCTACCCTATAATCCGGGCAGAATACTTAAGAAGATCAATGAAATTGAGCTGAAACAGCAGGCACAATTCAATACCATTTACAGGAGGCTGTTGCAGCAAATGGAGGAACAACAGATTTACCTGATCAATGAAAAGGAGCTAAGTCCCGAACAGGGTCAATTTATCAGGGATTTTTTTCAGGAACACGTTCGCCCGAACCTTTTCCCGGTGATGATCAAGAACTTTAAGCGTTCATCGTTTCTGCGCGACCGGGCAATATACCTTGTGGTGCATTTGCAAAAATCGGATAAAAGCCTTAAGGATGATTCGGCGCTGATCCGGGTGCCGGCAACCAGCCTTTCGCGCTTTGTGATCCTTCCCCATGCCGGTGAAAATCAATACATCATCCTGCTTGATGACGTGATTCGTTTCAACCTGGCCTCCATGTTTTCCATCTTTGATTATGACCGCTTTGATGCCTATTCCATTAAACTTACGCGCGATGCAGAGCTGGACATTGACAATGATGTTTCGAAGAGTTTTATGGAGCGTATGACCGACAGCCTGAAACAGCGGAAGCAGGGGAGACCCGTGCGTTTCATCTATGATGAAGCGATGCCAAAAAGCCTGTTAAAGCTGCTAACTGATCGGTTGAAGATCTCTGAGAAAGACAATATGCATCACGAGGGGCGCTATCATAACTTTAAGGATTTTATGAACTTCCCCAATGTAGGGCCTGCATCGCTGGAACACCCGCCGATGGTGCCCCTCCCGCATCCTTTGCTTCGTGAGACGAAAAGCATGCTTGGGGCCATGCGCGAGAAAGACATCATGCTGCATTTCCCTTACCAGTCGTTCCATTATATTGTTGAGCTGCTGCGGGAAGCTTCCATCGACCCCACTGTGAAATCTATCAAGGTTACCCTTTACCGTGTGGCCACCAATTCGAAGGTAATCAATGCGCTGATCAATGCGGCACGAAATGGGAAAAAGGTGACGGTATTCCTGGAGCTGCAGGCCCGCTTTGATGAGAAGGCAAATATTTACTGGTCGGAGAAGATGCAGGAGGAAGGGGTGGAGATCATCCACGGGGTGCAGGGCCTGAAGGTACACAGTAAGCTGATCCTGATCCGCCGCAAGGAAGGTAAGAAGAATGTTTTGTATGCCCATGTAGGTACAGGAAACCTGAACGAGGAAACGGCCCAGATATATGGAGATGACAGCCTGCTGACCTGTGATCCGCACATCACGGAAGAGGTGGACCGGGTATTCAGCCTGTTTGAGAAAACCTGGTATGCCCCGGTAAATTTCCGCCACCTGATCGTTTCGCCCTTTCGCACACGGAAGTTTATTGTCCAGCAAATTGACCGGGAGATTAAGAATGCCCGCGCCGGAAAACCCGCTGCCATTTTCATGAAGCTCAACTCACTGGTAGATGAAGCGATCGTGAAAAGGCTTTATGTGGCCAGTAAAGCGGGAGTGAAATGCAGGCTGATCGTTCGGGGCATCTGTGTGCTGGTACCCGGTAAGCCCGGCTTGAGTGAGAACATTGAAGTGATAAGCATTGTGGATCGTTTCCTGGAGCATTCGCGGGTGTTTATTTTCCATAACGAAGGCGACGAACGCTATTACATCTCTTCAGCCGATATGATGACCCGCAACCTCGACTATCGTATAGAAGTGGGCTGCCCTATCCTTGATCAGAATATTCAAAGGGAGCTCCGCACCATGCTTGAACTGCAATGGAAGGATAATGCCAAGGCTCGTATAATAGAAGGGAAACAACAGAATAAATACCGCCTGCCTGAAGTGGATGAACCCCCGATCCGAAGCCAGGAAGCCATTTACCAGTATTTTAAGAATCTTTTATGTCAGGAATAA
- a CDS encoding histidine phosphatase family protein, giving the protein MKTIYLVRHGKSSWQHPGQKDHERPLLEAGIERTKKVVAFLLAKGVKPEMIISSDAVRALETARLLAEGLGVSAEKIRQEREIYLGTEDNLLDLVFSLPDETESVMLVGHNPVMTGFAQMLQARLADDLPTSAVVSITFFTDDWTRILLSKKQLNFIVFPRML; this is encoded by the coding sequence ATGAAAACGATTTACCTTGTGCGTCATGGCAAGTCGTCCTGGCAACACCCGGGGCAGAAGGACCACGAGCGTCCACTGCTGGAAGCGGGGATTGAGAGAACAAAGAAAGTTGTGGCATTTTTGTTGGCTAAGGGGGTAAAGCCGGAAATGATTATTTCAAGTGATGCGGTACGTGCTTTGGAAACGGCACGCTTGCTGGCTGAAGGCCTGGGAGTTTCCGCAGAAAAGATCAGGCAGGAGCGGGAAATTTACCTGGGCACAGAGGATAATCTGCTGGATCTGGTATTTTCACTACCGGATGAGACCGAAAGCGTAATGCTGGTAGGACACAATCCAGTGATGACAGGTTTTGCGCAGATGCTGCAGGCACGACTGGCGGATGACCTGCCCACTTCAGCGGTGGTAAGCATCACTTTTTTTACGGATGACTGGACCCGGATCCTGTTGTCGAAAAAGCAGCTGAATTTTATTGTATTTCCCAGGATGCTCTGA
- the glyA gene encoding serine hydroxymethyltransferase, translating to MEKDRQIFDLIEQEYQRQKHGVELIASENFVSEQVMRAMGSVLTNKYAEGYPGRRYYGGCQIVDQTEQLAIDRAKELFGAEYANVQPHSGAQANAAVFLACLQPGDTFMGLDLSHGGHLSHGSPVNLSGIIYNPVAYKVKEDTGTIDYDEMERIALKEKPKMIIAGASAYPRDWDYKRIREIADKIGAILMADIAHPAGLIAAKLLTDPLPHCHIITTTTHKTLRGPRGGLILIGKDFENPWGIKTPKGEIKMMSAVIDSAVFPGTQGGPLEHIIAAKAVAFGEALDPSFREYGIQVMKNAQAMAKAFIEKAYHVTSGGTDNHLMLIDLRSKFPDISGKKVENTLVLADITINKNMVPFDSRSPFATSGIRIGTPAITTRGLKEEHAVQVVDLIDEVISNIDNQEVIESVKKKVHKLMEGFPLFAY from the coding sequence ATGGAGAAAGACCGTCAGATTTTTGACCTGATTGAACAGGAATACCAGCGTCAGAAGCACGGGGTGGAGCTGATCGCCTCGGAGAACTTTGTCAGCGAGCAGGTGATGCGCGCCATGGGCAGCGTGTTGACCAACAAGTATGCGGAAGGCTATCCCGGCCGACGTTATTACGGGGGATGCCAGATTGTGGACCAGACCGAGCAGCTTGCCATTGATCGTGCGAAGGAACTTTTCGGTGCGGAGTATGCCAACGTGCAGCCGCACAGTGGCGCCCAGGCCAATGCAGCCGTTTTCCTGGCCTGCCTGCAGCCGGGCGACACCTTTATGGGTCTGGACCTGAGTCACGGCGGTCACCTGTCACACGGCTCACCAGTCAACCTTTCAGGGATCATTTATAATCCGGTGGCATACAAGGTGAAAGAAGATACGGGGACCATCGACTACGATGAGATGGAGCGCATTGCCCTGAAAGAGAAGCCTAAGATGATCATTGCCGGTGCATCAGCTTATCCGCGTGACTGGGATTATAAGCGTATTCGTGAGATCGCAGATAAAATTGGCGCCATCCTAATGGCCGACATTGCACACCCAGCAGGCCTTATAGCAGCCAAACTGCTTACCGACCCGCTGCCGCACTGCCACATCATCACCACCACCACCCATAAGACCCTTCGTGGTCCCCGCGGCGGTCTGATCCTGATAGGTAAAGACTTTGAGAATCCATGGGGCATTAAGACTCCCAAGGGCGAGATCAAGATGATGTCGGCTGTGATCGACAGCGCGGTATTTCCCGGTACCCAGGGCGGCCCGCTGGAGCATATCATAGCTGCCAAGGCAGTGGCCTTTGGTGAAGCCCTTGACCCTTCCTTCAGGGAATATGGGATCCAGGTGATGAAGAACGCCCAGGCCATGGCCAAGGCGTTCATTGAAAAGGCCTATCACGTGACCTCAGGCGGAACAGATAACCACCTGATGCTGATTGACCTCAGGTCGAAGTTCCCTGATATTTCCGGTAAGAAAGTGGAAAATACGCTGGTGCTGGCCGATATCACCATCAACAAGAATATGGTGCCATTCGACAGCCGTTCCCCCTTTGCCACTTCGGGCATCCGCATCGGCACACCTGCTATCACTACACGCGGCCTGAAAGAGGAGCACGCCGTGCAGGTCGTGGACCTGATCGATGAGGTGATTTCAAACATCGACAACCAGGAAGTGATCGAAAGCGTGAAGAAAAAAGTGCATAAACTGATGGAAGGTTTCCCGCTGTTTGCTTACTAA
- a CDS encoding S9 family peptidase — translation MKRSYFVLLLFILLPGLLMASEKVVVSRWLSTGTLPLRYPAFHQPQNVEGKAFSNTDLLSFNHLDLNDYFPEEGLPLSWFNGQQIEWQAVMADENGFLTLHDGSETQQPQVLYLAAYLKADRWISAQLEIRSNYMLEAYLDGERIGNKTTVEKEEDTTGKVTKALKLTRGTHLLLVKALKPADAGLPWKLTAQLEIKEPFKVSDLNPVLSPINIKNINHLMDGVKISSVKPSNDGRYYAISYRQSLPPSDQSESWTDIRRMADNTLALSFKHSRASRFTWLPGGSILSYVSSRNGKSTIHLHNLETGEIKTLLEDEEKMGSFRWAPDGSYIIYTIREDGSGNDATMRRVLGMQDRQGSWRNRNFLYKYDVATGLKTRLTYGNVSTSLQDISPDGQKLLISLSRPDYQERPYTKSDLLLLDLNTLAVDTLMTNQRWGASATFSPDGKMLLATGGPSAFEGAGENIPQGTIPNNYDTQAYIYDLTNRSVKCITLDFNPSVSSVFWHPIDNNIFLLTTDKDYQRLYRYDVRRERFSPINTGVDMVTSIDFADNSLTANFLGSQTNAPAKAYSIDLRNDRVQVIEDTESQNYRHVQLGEVKNWDFTTSTDFNITGRYYLPPDFDPEKKYPVIVYYYGGTTPVGRTFGGRYPFNLWAGNGYVVYVLQPSGAIGFGQEFSAAHVNNWGITVADEIIEATKGFLQAHPFTDASHVGCAGASYGGFMTMLLMTRTDLFTASIAHAGISSIASYWGEGYWGYSYSAEATAESFPWNSPEIYVDQSPLFRANKVNTPILLLHGDSDTNVPPGESIQFFTALKMLGKPVEMILVKGQDHHIVTYSKRIEWHNTIMAWWDKYLKDQPEWWNDLYPEKNY, via the coding sequence ATGAAACGATCGTATTTTGTTCTCCTTCTGTTCATCCTTCTTCCCGGCCTTCTGATGGCTTCCGAAAAAGTGGTGGTCTCCCGGTGGCTCTCAACGGGAACCCTGCCCCTGCGGTACCCTGCTTTCCACCAGCCGCAGAACGTGGAAGGCAAAGCTTTCTCAAACACCGACCTCCTGTCGTTCAACCATCTGGACCTCAACGATTACTTCCCCGAAGAGGGCCTGCCCCTCTCCTGGTTCAACGGGCAACAGATTGAATGGCAGGCTGTCATGGCCGATGAGAACGGTTTCCTTACCCTGCACGATGGAAGTGAAACCCAACAGCCGCAGGTGCTTTATCTGGCAGCTTACCTAAAAGCCGACCGCTGGATAAGCGCCCAGCTCGAGATCCGCTCCAACTATATGCTGGAGGCTTATCTTGATGGGGAGCGCATCGGCAATAAAACCACCGTTGAAAAGGAAGAAGACACCACAGGCAAGGTTACCAAAGCCCTGAAGCTGACCCGCGGCACCCACCTGCTGCTCGTCAAGGCGCTGAAACCGGCCGATGCTGGCCTCCCATGGAAGCTCACTGCCCAGCTTGAGATTAAGGAGCCCTTTAAGGTCAGTGACCTCAATCCGGTGCTCAGTCCCATCAACATCAAGAACATCAACCACTTAATGGACGGGGTGAAGATCAGCAGTGTGAAGCCCTCCAACGACGGCCGTTATTATGCCATCAGCTATCGTCAATCGCTGCCCCCCAGCGACCAGAGCGAGTCTTGGACAGATATCAGGAGGATGGCTGACAACACCCTGGCCCTTTCCTTCAAACATTCCAGAGCCTCCCGTTTCACATGGCTGCCCGGCGGCAGCATCCTGAGCTATGTCAGCAGCCGCAACGGCAAATCTACCATCCACTTACATAACCTAGAGACCGGCGAAATCAAAACCCTCCTGGAGGATGAAGAAAAGATGGGCAGCTTCCGCTGGGCTCCCGATGGATCTTACATCATCTATACCATCCGTGAAGACGGCTCAGGAAACGATGCCACGATGCGGCGCGTGCTGGGGATGCAGGACCGACAGGGCAGCTGGAGAAACCGCAACTTTCTTTATAAGTACGATGTGGCCACAGGCCTGAAGACACGCCTCACTTATGGCAATGTAAGCACCAGCCTCCAGGATATTAGCCCCGATGGACAAAAACTCCTCATCAGCCTCTCCAGACCTGACTATCAGGAGCGTCCCTATACCAAATCTGATCTCTTGCTGCTCGACCTGAATACCCTGGCAGTCGACACCTTGATGACCAACCAGCGCTGGGGCGCCTCAGCCACCTTCTCCCCTGACGGAAAGATGCTCCTGGCCACGGGAGGACCTTCTGCATTTGAGGGCGCCGGTGAAAACATTCCACAGGGCACCATCCCCAATAACTACGACACCCAGGCCTATATTTACGACCTGACAAACCGTAGCGTAAAATGCATCACCCTTGATTTCAACCCCTCTGTTTCTTCTGTTTTCTGGCATCCTATCGACAACAACATTTTCCTGCTGACCACCGACAAAGACTACCAGCGCCTCTACCGTTATGACGTTCGCCGCGAACGATTCAGCCCGATCAACACAGGTGTCGATATGGTCACCAGCATAGACTTTGCCGACAATAGCCTGACAGCCAATTTCCTGGGCTCCCAAACCAACGCGCCGGCAAAGGCCTACTCCATCGACCTGCGCAACGACCGCGTGCAGGTTATTGAAGACACGGAGAGCCAAAATTACCGTCACGTTCAATTAGGCGAAGTGAAAAATTGGGACTTCACCACATCCACCGATTTCAACATCACCGGGCGCTACTACCTTCCGCCTGATTTTGATCCCGAAAAGAAATACCCTGTCATCGTGTATTATTACGGAGGCACTACTCCTGTAGGCCGAACCTTCGGAGGGCGCTACCCCTTCAACCTATGGGCAGGCAATGGTTATGTGGTCTATGTGCTTCAACCCAGCGGGGCCATCGGCTTTGGGCAGGAGTTCTCGGCAGCCCACGTCAACAACTGGGGCATCACCGTGGCCGATGAGATCATCGAGGCCACCAAAGGATTTTTGCAGGCCCACCCCTTCACCGATGCATCCCACGTAGGCTGTGCCGGCGCTTCCTATGGCGGCTTTATGACGATGCTGCTGATGACCCGCACCGACCTCTTCACCGCCTCCATCGCCCATGCAGGCATCAGTTCCATCGCCAGCTACTGGGGCGAGGGCTACTGGGGTTACTCCTACAGCGCCGAAGCCACCGCCGAAAGTTTCCCCTGGAACAGCCCCGAGATCTATGTCGATCAAAGCCCACTGTTCCGCGCCAACAAGGTCAATACCCCAATACTGCTCCTCCACGGCGACAGCGACACCAATGTTCCTCCGGGCGAAAGCATACAGTTCTTCACCGCCCTAAAGATGCTTGGCAAACCCGTGGAAATGATCCTGGTTAAAGGCCAGGACCACCACATCGTCACCTACAGCAAACGCATCGAATGGCACAACACCATCATGGCCTGGTGGGATAAATACCTTAAAGACCAGCCCGAGTGGTGGAATGACCTTTACCCCGAGAAGAACTATTGA
- a CDS encoding glycerol-3-phosphate acyltransferase, whose product MKEIFSAPWTIVLFSLLFGYLAGSLSFARIITVLKTRSKKIAPISQPIPGTNRIFESDSISATVISQNLGKHFGCLTSLLDMIKVGLPTFLVMYWFPEEPYFLAAALMGVLGHIFPVYHGFKGGRGESPMIGAMLIINWYGIFIANAAAMVLGYLSGSVLVLRYGWYVLMIGWYWILFHDIRYIGFMLGANILFWYSMSKDLAKYADLKQEKGLEIKEEDVSDFILMGRGLGRFFDSYSGRSLLKKLLKKN is encoded by the coding sequence ATGAAAGAGATTTTTAGTGCTCCGTGGACCATCGTGTTGTTTTCACTGCTTTTTGGATATCTGGCAGGCTCCCTGTCCTTTGCCAGGATCATCACCGTTCTAAAAACAAGATCGAAAAAGATCGCACCCATCAGCCAGCCCATTCCCGGGACCAACCGAATCTTTGAGTCAGATTCCATTTCTGCCACGGTTATTTCTCAAAACCTGGGCAAGCATTTTGGATGCCTGACCTCTCTGCTTGACATGATAAAGGTTGGCCTTCCGACTTTCCTGGTTATGTACTGGTTTCCGGAAGAGCCCTATTTCCTGGCTGCTGCCCTGATGGGTGTGCTCGGTCATATCTTCCCGGTGTATCATGGCTTTAAGGGAGGTCGGGGAGAATCGCCCATGATCGGGGCTATGCTGATCATCAATTGGTATGGCATTTTTATTGCCAATGCTGCCGCCATGGTCCTGGGATACTTGTCAGGAAGCGTTCTGGTCCTTCGCTACGGATGGTACGTGCTTATGATTGGCTGGTACTGGATCTTATTCCATGACATCCGTTACATTGGATTCATGCTAGGGGCAAACATTCTGTTCTGGTATTCCATGAGCAAGGATTTGGCGAAATATGCCGACTTGAAGCAAGAAAAGGGCCTTGAGATCAAAGAGGAGGACGTGTCAGATTTCATCCTGATGGGCAGGGGATTAGGCCGTTTCTTTGACAGTTACAGCGGGAGGTCTCTACTGAAAAAGTTATTAAAAAAGAATTAA
- a CDS encoding PEP/pyruvate-binding domain-containing protein: protein MNHFLVDINKVPGKAEIGNKARSIQALQRKKFRVPKTFVVLPDARDAFQVSPDKTLERLKISIEAILDPCKLYAIRSSANLEDQEDHSFAGQFKTLLNVQGPERIMDAVREVWFSADQSAESAYARAVHKVDERISMAVIIQEMVEPEWSGVAFSINPVNGRREVVVEAVKGLGDSLVQDGKSPYRFVYAQGNWENSGEEGGPDFAILNELIGDIGKLNKKGNRKIDLEWAYDRDGLIYLQLRSVTVSRFPTVYSNHMSREMLPGLIKPLVWSVNIPLVNGAWINLLESVIGPIRIKPEQLSKAFYYRTYFNMGTLGALFAKMGLSTSSLENMMARKDPSRKTSFKPSPRTFLLVPRMLWFLLSNLNIAKRFERNIDRLSLETEDLENRLENNFEVSQFRAYYQELFKVNSKLVHFNIVIPLLMHITSGIFMKKLKKICIDYSDDFIYHEFPQIRDFNPQYRLGELRQMWETLNDEEREEIAKSLFYGQEEKNGSAFEPAFNEFIRTFGHFSESGNDLSVPPWKEDKEFVLNVLIRNASVDRLKANVDAEDIDPLAPIRKNKSVLKKCRRAGRYRLYREIISSEYTRGYGLFRTLFLKAADHLTAQGILDNREDVFYLDLKELELLLDQKNSTINQNIKDKVLKVRQDMKEAENITLPSVIYGEIPPLVPKSNEQLMTGIPVSPGYFEGEVLVIKGYRDFHKATDGCVLVIPFSDVGWTPILTKAGAIVSESGGILSHVSIIARELGIPAMTSVDHACNLEDGTFVKLDCNNGSLIIQEKS from the coding sequence ATGAATCATTTTTTGGTTGATATAAATAAAGTTCCAGGAAAGGCTGAAATAGGCAATAAGGCCAGGTCGATACAGGCCCTGCAGAGGAAAAAGTTCAGGGTTCCCAAGACCTTTGTGGTATTGCCGGATGCAAGGGATGCCTTCCAGGTTTCTCCTGATAAGACCCTTGAGCGTCTGAAAATCAGCATAGAAGCCATCCTTGATCCCTGTAAGTTGTATGCCATTCGGTCTTCGGCTAACCTGGAAGATCAGGAGGATCATTCCTTTGCCGGGCAATTCAAGACCCTTTTAAATGTTCAAGGTCCCGAAAGAATAATGGACGCTGTCAGGGAAGTATGGTTTTCTGCCGACCAGTCAGCTGAGTCGGCTTATGCCCGCGCAGTCCATAAGGTGGATGAGCGGATTTCGATGGCTGTGATCATCCAGGAGATGGTCGAGCCTGAATGGTCGGGTGTAGCTTTCAGTATCAACCCGGTCAACGGACGAAGAGAAGTGGTTGTTGAAGCAGTCAAGGGCTTGGGCGACAGCCTGGTTCAGGACGGGAAGAGTCCATATCGCTTTGTTTATGCGCAAGGAAACTGGGAAAACTCAGGAGAAGAGGGTGGCCCGGATTTTGCCATACTGAATGAGCTCATTGGGGATATTGGAAAACTTAATAAAAAAGGAAATCGAAAAATTGACCTGGAGTGGGCTTATGACAGGGATGGATTGATTTATTTACAGCTCAGGAGTGTGACGGTTTCCAGGTTCCCGACGGTTTATTCAAATCATATGTCAAGGGAAATGTTGCCTGGCTTAATTAAGCCCCTGGTATGGTCAGTGAATATCCCTTTGGTCAACGGAGCATGGATAAACCTTCTTGAGAGTGTGATCGGCCCGATACGGATTAAACCCGAACAATTAAGCAAGGCGTTTTATTACAGGACCTATTTTAACATGGGAACCCTAGGAGCCCTGTTCGCGAAGATGGGACTTTCCACCAGCAGTCTCGAAAACATGATGGCCAGAAAGGACCCTTCAAGGAAAACCTCCTTCAAGCCAAGCCCGAGAACATTTCTGTTGGTCCCCCGGATGCTATGGTTCCTTTTGTCCAATCTGAATATTGCAAAAAGGTTTGAAAGAAATATTGACAGGCTAAGCTTAGAAACAGAAGACCTGGAAAACCGCCTGGAAAACAATTTTGAAGTTTCGCAATTCAGGGCTTATTACCAAGAATTATTTAAGGTGAACAGCAAGCTGGTTCATTTCAATATTGTGATTCCATTGCTAATGCATATCACCAGCGGCATCTTCATGAAGAAACTCAAGAAAATCTGCATCGATTATTCCGATGATTTTATTTATCACGAATTTCCTCAGATAAGGGACTTCAACCCCCAGTATCGTTTGGGAGAGCTTCGTCAGATGTGGGAGACTCTGAACGATGAAGAGAGAGAAGAGATCGCAAAAAGCTTATTTTATGGTCAGGAGGAAAAGAATGGAAGTGCTTTTGAACCTGCCTTTAATGAATTTATCAGGACTTTTGGGCATTTCAGTGAGAGCGGGAATGATCTGTCTGTTCCACCCTGGAAAGAGGATAAGGAGTTTGTCCTGAATGTCCTTATCCGAAATGCGAGCGTGGATAGGCTAAAGGCAAATGTTGATGCAGAAGATATTGATCCATTAGCTCCCATCAGGAAAAACAAAAGTGTTTTAAAAAAATGCAGGAGGGCCGGGAGATACCGTTTGTACCGGGAGATCATCAGCTCAGAATACACCAGGGGGTATGGGCTTTTCAGGACATTATTCCTGAAAGCGGCTGACCACCTTACCGCCCAGGGCATCCTTGACAATCGGGAGGATGTTTTCTACCTGGACTTAAAGGAGCTTGAATTGTTGCTGGACCAGAAAAATTCGACCATTAATCAAAACATTAAGGACAAGGTGTTGAAGGTCCGGCAGGATATGAAGGAGGCCGAAAACATTACCCTGCCTTCGGTCATTTATGGCGAGATACCTCCCCTGGTTCCGAAATCGAATGAGCAGCTTATGACAGGCATTCCTGTTTCACCGGGGTATTTCGAGGGTGAAGTGTTGGTAATCAAAGGATACCGTGATTTTCATAAAGCCACGGATGGCTGTGTTCTGGTTATTCCTTTCTCTGATGTTGGCTGGACACCGATACTGACCAAAGCCGGGGCCATCGTATCAGAATCGGGCGGTATCCTGTCGCATGTTTCCATCATTGCCCGCGAACTAGGGATCCCGGCTATGACCTCGGTGGATCATGCCTGTAATCTGGAAGACGGGACCTTTGTAAAACTGGATTGTAATAACGGAAGTTTAATCATTCAGGAAAAATCATGA
- a CDS encoding ferrochelatase yields the protein MKNLTLSLLSIVFSFYTGWFLIGFLTAHPLKMSLFLLVCLILLAFLVMAIWGIKATRQRRLVILVAVAMFFIGYSVNARHFLNQEDYRFVPEISREAGTPGEGHNAIVYFTHGEPETYNPIGWINQFREMDEQQIKFVPFMARPVFIYVLRNKYLEVGTSNHRKTHMEMLHSLEKLYREEGDSTTRFYLCFLDDEPRPDAAVIRALNEGADTITVATVFLTVSNHTAEGQEMIHKLDVKNKFGVELAFTEPMWNSELLMESFLEKVEAQIGDTQREEVAIALIGHGQPDEWDQEWPTETNQEIKFREDIMALFEGEGFKRENMGLAWMDFKNPKPVELMESFVNNGVKKVFYFAAAISADAIHSQVDIPRLVMEYPFPEGVEVINMGAWNNHPTVIRAIKEKIDHKQFQ from the coding sequence ATGAAAAATCTTACCCTTTCCTTGCTGTCCATTGTCTTTTCATTTTATACCGGCTGGTTTCTGATCGGTTTTTTAACCGCCCATCCCTTAAAGATGTCACTCTTCCTGCTGGTATGCCTGATTTTGCTGGCATTCCTTGTAATGGCCATCTGGGGGATAAAGGCGACCCGGCAGAGACGCCTGGTCATCCTGGTTGCGGTGGCCATGTTTTTCATCGGCTATTCTGTCAATGCCCGTCATTTTCTCAACCAGGAGGATTACCGGTTTGTTCCTGAGATAAGCAGGGAGGCCGGAACCCCCGGGGAAGGACATAATGCCATTGTATATTTTACGCACGGAGAGCCAGAGACCTATAATCCCATTGGGTGGATCAATCAGTTCAGGGAAATGGATGAACAGCAGATCAAGTTTGTTCCCTTTATGGCCAGGCCAGTTTTTATTTATGTTTTAAGGAATAAATACCTGGAGGTTGGGACCAGCAATCACCGGAAAACCCATATGGAGATGCTTCACAGCCTTGAAAAACTTTACCGGGAGGAAGGGGATTCCACCACCCGGTTTTACCTATGTTTCCTGGATGATGAACCCCGACCGGATGCAGCCGTTATCAGGGCATTGAACGAGGGGGCGGATACCATCACGGTCGCCACCGTTTTTTTAACGGTTTCCAATCATACGGCAGAAGGACAGGAGATGATCCATAAGCTGGATGTTAAAAATAAATTCGGGGTTGAGCTGGCATTTACCGAGCCCATGTGGAATTCTGAATTGCTCATGGAGAGTTTCCTGGAAAAGGTGGAGGCACAAATCGGAGATACCCAAAGGGAAGAGGTTGCCATTGCCCTGATTGGTCATGGCCAGCCAGATGAATGGGATCAGGAATGGCCCACGGAAACCAACCAGGAAATAAAGTTCAGGGAAGACATCATGGCGCTGTTTGAAGGGGAAGGATTTAAACGCGAAAACATGGGCCTGGCATGGATGGACTTTAAAAACCCCAAACCGGTTGAATTGATGGAGTCATTTGTAAATAATGGGGTAAAGAAGGTTTTTTACTTTGCGGCTGCCATATCTGCCGATGCCATCCATAGCCAGGTTGATATTCCCCGCCTCGTCATGGAATATCCTTTTCCGGAAGGGGTGGAAGTCATCAATATGGGAGCGTGGAATAACCATCCAACAGTAATAAGGGCTATCAAGGAAAAAATAGACCATAAACAATTTCAATGA